The Lujinxingia sediminis genome contains a region encoding:
- a CDS encoding gamma carbonic anhydrase family protein, with protein MTAPRLLDFEGTFPRLDSGVYVAPGAKVIGEVSVGADSSVWYNAVVRGDVCPITIGERTNIQDLAMIHVTSGQYPTVIGDDVTVGHRAIVHGCTIGDRVLVGMGAIVLDGAMIEEECIIAAGALVTPGTRVPAGSMVMGTPGKVVRALSPAERAEFVRSAAHYVQMARRHGGPTTQMGGTGVRGMP; from the coding sequence ATGACGGCACCCAGGTTGCTGGATTTTGAGGGGACCTTTCCGCGGCTGGACTCCGGGGTGTATGTGGCACCCGGGGCGAAGGTGATCGGGGAGGTGAGCGTGGGGGCGGACTCCAGCGTCTGGTACAACGCGGTGGTACGCGGAGATGTCTGCCCGATCACGATCGGGGAGCGCACCAACATTCAGGATCTCGCGATGATCCATGTGACCAGCGGTCAGTACCCCACCGTCATTGGCGATGACGTGACGGTGGGGCATCGCGCGATCGTGCACGGTTGCACCATCGGTGATCGCGTGCTGGTAGGCATGGGGGCGATCGTGCTCGACGGGGCGATGATCGAAGAGGAGTGCATCATCGCCGCCGGGGCGCTGGTCACGCCGGGAACGCGGGTGCCCGCAGGCTCGATGGTGATGGGGACACCGGGCAAGGTGGTGCGCGCGTTGAGCCCGGCGGAGCGTGCAGAATTCGTGCGCTCCGCGGCGCATTACGTGCAGATGGCGCGGCGCCACGGCGGCCCCACCACCCAGATGGGGGGGACCGGAGTTAGGGGCATGCCCTGA
- a CDS encoding serine/threonine-protein kinase yields MSGDETLTLSDILDDLVLVMGTVAEQVALSGSASYDAISGEVGRNLSLHLLSYVRFLEQSGRMTYDRISDQLRVTPEGDAALDAPSTMQAEVAETFAEHLSEEDVIEEGPGDDTLGGDDEVADAFADVFDEVNETFSTPAEQAVEPEADAHASAFESQPESTFEAAAAASEPNMSTTTSENGGGSVSQAYERHEELGSGGIGTVYRGEQTRLKRQVAIKEVREIFNVFAGVQRGDILRRFEQIVQTQASLMHPNIVQIVDVVTDGEYPFVVMQLAPGGNLRRLIEVEERPPLAVALKYFFQILHALNAAHDQGVVHGSLKPENVVLDHSGNALLTDFGISRVVEREGGRGNQVYVGVGTVAYMAPEQFQDPNLATVRSDIYSLGIMFYEMLTGKVPGRRSPMPSSFFPDIPRALDDIFDRMSMDREEDRYERVDQIIADLYAAEDVMSILDKRSGVLFLRDPLKHGELGIEGVAAPVSAAVPAPTMGGVSMGSVSMGGGLSEAISEAIDEEVAGLSEASSSVGEEDSSVSEEFEIPEDEVDSEVEEVAAEGDDDVLGKLDKYGALFEED; encoded by the coding sequence ATGAGCGGTGATGAGACGCTAACGCTGAGCGATATCCTCGACGACCTGGTACTCGTGATGGGAACCGTCGCCGAGCAGGTCGCCTTGAGCGGGAGCGCAAGCTACGACGCGATCTCCGGGGAGGTCGGGCGCAACCTGAGCCTCCATCTTCTGAGCTACGTGCGCTTTCTGGAACAGAGCGGTCGGATGACCTACGACCGCATCAGCGATCAGCTGCGGGTGACGCCTGAGGGTGACGCCGCGCTGGATGCACCGTCGACGATGCAGGCGGAGGTTGCTGAGACCTTCGCCGAGCATCTCAGCGAGGAAGACGTCATTGAGGAGGGCCCCGGCGACGACACACTCGGCGGCGATGATGAGGTCGCCGATGCTTTTGCCGACGTGTTTGACGAGGTCAATGAGACGTTTTCAACGCCGGCCGAGCAGGCCGTAGAGCCGGAAGCTGACGCGCACGCGTCGGCGTTTGAGTCCCAACCCGAGAGCACCTTTGAGGCGGCAGCAGCCGCCAGCGAGCCCAACATGAGCACGACGACCAGCGAAAACGGTGGAGGATCAGTGAGTCAGGCCTACGAGCGACACGAAGAGCTGGGTAGCGGTGGTATTGGCACGGTGTATCGCGGTGAGCAGACCCGCTTGAAGCGGCAGGTGGCGATTAAGGAGGTCCGCGAGATCTTCAACGTGTTTGCCGGCGTGCAGCGGGGCGATATTCTACGTCGCTTTGAGCAGATCGTGCAGACGCAGGCCTCGCTGATGCACCCCAATATCGTGCAGATTGTCGACGTGGTCACCGACGGGGAGTACCCCTTTGTGGTCATGCAGCTTGCGCCCGGCGGCAACCTGCGTCGGCTCATTGAGGTGGAGGAGCGGCCACCGCTGGCGGTGGCGCTCAAATACTTCTTCCAGATTTTGCACGCGCTCAACGCCGCCCACGATCAGGGCGTGGTGCACGGCTCGCTGAAGCCGGAGAACGTGGTGCTCGACCATAGCGGCAACGCGCTTTTGACCGATTTTGGCATCAGCCGGGTGGTCGAGCGTGAGGGAGGCCGTGGCAACCAGGTCTATGTGGGCGTGGGCACCGTGGCGTATATGGCCCCGGAGCAGTTCCAGGATCCGAACCTGGCGACGGTGCGAAGCGACATCTACTCGCTGGGCATCATGTTCTACGAGATGCTCACCGGCAAAGTGCCGGGGCGTCGCTCCCCGATGCCGTCGAGCTTTTTCCCGGATATCCCGCGGGCGCTCGACGATATCTTCGACCGTATGTCGATGGACCGCGAGGAAGACCGCTACGAGCGCGTCGATCAGATCATCGCCGACCTTTACGCAGCCGAAGACGTGATGTCGATCCTCGACAAGCGCAGCGGGGTGCTTTTCTTACGTGATCCGCTTAAACACGGGGAGCTGGGCATTGAGGGCGTGGCTGCGCCAGTGTCGGCCGCGGTTCCGGCCCCGACGATGGGCGGCGTGTCGATGGGCAGCGTGTCGATGGGCGGTGGGTTGAGCGAGGCGATCAGCGAGGCGATCGATGAGGAGGTTGCCGGCCTCTCCGAGGCGTCTTCCAGCGTGGGTGAGGAGGACTCCAGCGTGTCGGAGGAGTTTGAGATCCCCGAGGACGAGGTCGACTCCGAGGTGGAAGAGGTGGCGGCCGAGGGGGATGACGACGTGCTGGGCAAGCTCGATAAATACGGCGCACTCTTTGAGGAGGACTGA
- a CDS encoding NAD(P)/FAD-dependent oxidoreductase: MSQGDEKGPRAAIAVVGGGLAGLSLIDALLEQGHPAAELLVIDAADPQRGSSAPATVLHPFAGRTMAPGKAHWRAFLKSWETLQRWCEREEEPLWRPAPMMRLMEGDKLSAKLEESWEEAHTSYPEIVRSRRVEGEESRRLLPGWQGRPALVYEPAAAVDMPGLCAALLKRARERGVRVVQGDVADLRRDEKGWDIGLTSGAPAWRAARVVLATGAALGRLLGEADLRERPGEVGVWEATGPLKGLNVMVNSAANIFERPDGRVGVGSTYLKREGWRERGDGEAKQELGEKMAAALGGADLGRALQIWRGVRGIYGSDHRPLVGPVAGECELYVMAGFGSKGLTWAPAMGQVLAAHLLDGAPLWEVVDARRARQMRLRR, encoded by the coding sequence GTGAGCCAGGGCGACGAGAAGGGGCCCCGGGCGGCCATTGCGGTCGTGGGCGGGGGGCTTGCGGGGCTTTCGCTGATCGATGCCCTGCTGGAGCAAGGTCATCCGGCGGCGGAGCTGCTCGTGATCGACGCTGCAGATCCGCAACGAGGCTCGAGCGCGCCGGCCACGGTGCTGCATCCCTTTGCCGGACGGACCATGGCGCCGGGTAAGGCACACTGGCGGGCGTTTTTGAAGAGCTGGGAGACGCTGCAGCGCTGGTGTGAGCGCGAGGAGGAGCCGTTGTGGCGGCCGGCCCCGATGATGCGGCTGATGGAGGGCGATAAGCTCAGCGCGAAGCTCGAAGAGAGCTGGGAAGAGGCGCATACGAGCTACCCCGAGATCGTGCGCAGCCGGCGAGTGGAGGGGGAGGAGAGCCGTCGGCTTTTGCCGGGCTGGCAGGGGCGGCCGGCGCTTGTGTACGAGCCTGCGGCGGCGGTGGATATGCCGGGGTTGTGTGCGGCGCTCTTAAAGCGCGCCCGTGAGCGGGGCGTGCGTGTGGTGCAGGGGGATGTGGCGGATCTTCGACGCGATGAAAAGGGCTGGGATATTGGCCTGACGAGCGGAGCGCCGGCCTGGCGAGCGGCCCGGGTGGTGCTGGCTACCGGTGCTGCGCTGGGCAGGCTTCTTGGCGAGGCCGATCTTCGGGAGCGTCCCGGGGAGGTGGGGGTGTGGGAGGCGACCGGCCCGCTCAAAGGGCTGAATGTGATGGTCAACAGCGCCGCCAACATCTTCGAGCGCCCTGACGGACGCGTGGGGGTGGGCTCGACGTATTTAAAGCGCGAGGGCTGGCGGGAGCGCGGCGATGGGGAGGCGAAGCAGGAGCTTGGCGAGAAGATGGCCGCCGCACTGGGCGGCGCCGACCTCGGGAGGGCGCTGCAGATCTGGCGGGGTGTTCGCGGCATCTACGGCAGTGATCATCGGCCGCTGGTGGGGCCGGTGGCCGGAGAGTGTGAGCTCTACGTGATGGCGGGTTTTGGCTCCAAAGGGCTGACCTGGGCACCGGCGATGGGGCAGGTGCTGGCTGCACATCTTCTGGACGGCGCGCCGCTCTGGGAGGTGGTTGATGCGCGGCGTGCCCGTCAGATGCGCCTTCGGCGCTGA
- the mnmD gene encoding tRNA (5-methylaminomethyl-2-thiouridine)(34)-methyltransferase MnmD: MNSKGCGDVSGPEVEVFETADGSKTLVDVERGVHYRSRHGAVQESRHVFVEGSGLIARAGTWRVLELGFGAAVNLVETVRAFRESDEAKRLVYHTVDWRPVGPEALAFHEGEGGALAREVAAKATKRSGEAVRALSEDGHVEVVLHAMAWDEVRLGEGEEVDAVYHDPFAKEVNPEAWTPACFAWSRSWAAPHARLATYSAATAVRQAMEEAGWKVWRAKGPGRKREMTVATLQDESVEPPGLKRWGQG, translated from the coding sequence ATGAATTCAAAGGGATGTGGCGACGTGTCGGGCCCGGAGGTCGAGGTTTTTGAGACGGCCGATGGCTCAAAGACCCTGGTCGATGTGGAGCGCGGCGTGCACTACCGCTCGCGTCACGGGGCGGTGCAGGAGTCGCGGCACGTCTTCGTGGAGGGGAGCGGACTCATCGCGCGCGCGGGCACCTGGCGGGTGTTGGAGCTGGGGTTCGGGGCGGCGGTGAACCTGGTGGAGACGGTGCGGGCATTTCGCGAAAGCGATGAGGCCAAGCGCCTCGTGTACCACACGGTGGACTGGCGTCCGGTGGGGCCGGAGGCGCTCGCGTTTCATGAGGGTGAGGGCGGTGCGCTTGCCCGGGAGGTGGCCGCAAAGGCAACGAAGCGATCTGGCGAGGCGGTGCGGGCGCTCTCCGAGGATGGGCACGTGGAGGTGGTGCTGCACGCGATGGCCTGGGATGAGGTTCGGCTCGGTGAGGGCGAAGAGGTCGACGCGGTGTACCACGATCCTTTTGCCAAAGAGGTCAACCCGGAGGCGTGGACGCCGGCGTGTTTTGCCTGGTCGCGGTCGTGGGCCGCGCCGCACGCCAGGCTTGCGACCTACTCGGCGGCCACGGCGGTGCGTCAGGCCATGGAAGAGGCTGGCTGGAAAGTCTGGCGGGCGAAGGGGCCGGGGCGAAAGCGGGAGATGACCGTGGCGACGCTTCAAGATGAGTCGGTGGAGCCGCCGGGCTTGAAGCGCTGGGGGCAGGGGTGA
- the uvrA gene encoding excinuclease ABC subunit UvrA, with product MEQSASSGLKLPLIRRDQKEISVNGAREHNLKNLNLTLPKRKLVVFTGPSGSGKSSMAFDTLYAEGRRRYVESLSTYARQFLGQIEKPDFDQITGLSPTISIEQKTTGSNPRSTVGTITEVHDHLRVLWARLGEQRCHACDEPVSATSAHAIASQLIELPQGTKFMLLAPLVRNRKGEYRELFDALRKQGFVRLRVDGEFVELEGLEKLKKSYRHDIDVVVDRLIAKPEAASRIQESVDRAVHVGEGKCLALAPEGQEVEWTERLFSTERSCPSCGTAFPELTHQSFSFNSPLGMCRGCQGIGSTPQVDRGLLVIDETRSLSDGVIEAIGPEPVPGGRKWRWHAEVADFWMDLSVSAKARKIDLEKPWAKLSEAQRRFVLEGPDDTAKGYKGFRGVVGFVERAYEHASSKGARDFFGEFMGEQTCPECEGRRLRPESRAVFFRKESLAEINELDIDQARDFFEGIELKEREALIAEELLGEIRRRLRFLQDVGLSYLTLNRPAGSLSGGESQRIRLASQLGSELSGVLYVLDEPSIGLHQRDHNRLLSTLEELRDAGNSVIVVEHDRETMERADLVVDFGPGAGRLGGEIVAVGTPEEIRQTEGSVTGDYLSGRKRLGWPEQRRKPDEGIWIRGARENNLKDVDVHIPSRAFVCVTGVSGAGKSTLVNDILFPAIARKVYFKHRSVGDHDSIEGLERYDKVIEIDQSPIGRTPRSNPATYTKVFDLIRGFFAELPESKMYGFEAGRFSFNVTGGRCEACSGAGVNRVEMSFLADVYVPCNLCLGKRFNASTLRVRYRGHSIADVLEMTIAEAAELFEAHPKIRRILQTLLDVGLDYMKLGQASPTLSGGEAQRVKLSRELAKIATGDTLYILDEPSTGLHFEDIRKLLRVVDQLVDAGNTVVMIEHNTDIIAYADHVIDVGPEGGVDGGRIVAQGTPEEVAKVKGSYTGMFLAELFDEAKV from the coding sequence ATGGAGCAGTCCGCATCCTCGGGCTTGAAGCTGCCCCTGATCCGTCGTGACCAAAAAGAGATTTCGGTCAACGGCGCCCGTGAACACAACCTCAAGAACCTCAACCTGACGCTGCCCAAGCGCAAGCTGGTGGTGTTCACCGGCCCCAGCGGCTCGGGCAAGTCGTCGATGGCCTTTGATACCCTCTATGCCGAGGGGCGACGGCGATATGTTGAGAGTTTGTCGACCTACGCGCGTCAGTTTCTGGGGCAGATCGAGAAGCCGGACTTTGATCAGATCACCGGGTTGAGCCCGACGATCTCCATCGAGCAGAAGACCACCGGGAGTAACCCGCGCTCGACGGTGGGCACGATCACCGAGGTGCATGATCATCTGCGTGTGCTGTGGGCGCGTCTGGGCGAGCAGCGCTGCCACGCGTGCGATGAGCCGGTGAGTGCGACGAGCGCGCACGCGATTGCCTCGCAGCTCATCGAACTTCCCCAGGGCACGAAGTTCATGTTGCTCGCCCCTCTGGTGCGCAACCGTAAGGGGGAGTACCGCGAGCTCTTCGATGCGCTGCGCAAGCAGGGCTTTGTGCGGCTGCGCGTCGACGGGGAGTTTGTGGAGCTTGAGGGTCTGGAGAAGCTCAAGAAGAGCTACCGCCACGATATCGACGTGGTGGTCGATCGGCTGATTGCCAAACCCGAGGCGGCCTCGCGCATTCAGGAGAGCGTCGATCGGGCGGTTCATGTGGGTGAGGGCAAGTGCCTGGCGTTGGCGCCGGAGGGTCAGGAGGTTGAGTGGACGGAGCGGCTTTTCAGCACCGAGCGCAGCTGCCCGAGCTGCGGGACGGCGTTTCCGGAGCTGACCCACCAGAGTTTTTCGTTCAACAGCCCGCTGGGCATGTGCCGCGGGTGCCAGGGCATCGGATCGACGCCCCAGGTCGATCGCGGGTTGCTGGTGATCGACGAGACCAGAAGCCTCTCTGACGGGGTGATCGAAGCGATCGGGCCGGAGCCTGTGCCAGGCGGTCGAAAGTGGCGCTGGCACGCGGAGGTGGCCGACTTCTGGATGGATCTGTCGGTGAGCGCGAAGGCGCGAAAGATCGACCTGGAGAAACCCTGGGCGAAGCTAAGCGAGGCGCAGCGCCGCTTTGTGCTGGAGGGGCCGGACGACACGGCGAAGGGCTACAAGGGCTTTAGGGGCGTTGTGGGCTTTGTGGAGCGCGCCTACGAGCACGCGTCGAGTAAAGGAGCACGCGACTTCTTTGGCGAGTTTATGGGGGAGCAGACCTGCCCCGAGTGTGAGGGGCGGAGGTTGCGTCCGGAGAGTCGGGCGGTGTTCTTCCGCAAGGAGTCCCTGGCGGAGATCAATGAGCTGGACATCGACCAGGCGCGCGACTTTTTTGAGGGCATTGAACTCAAAGAGCGCGAGGCGTTGATCGCCGAGGAGCTCTTAGGGGAGATCCGCCGTCGTCTGCGATTCTTGCAGGATGTGGGGCTCTCGTATCTTACGCTGAATCGTCCGGCGGGGAGTTTGTCGGGCGGCGAGAGTCAGCGTATTCGCCTGGCGAGCCAGCTGGGAAGTGAGCTCAGCGGGGTGCTCTACGTGCTCGACGAGCCGAGCATCGGGTTGCATCAGCGTGACCATAACCGCCTGCTCAGCACACTGGAGGAGCTTCGGGACGCGGGTAACTCCGTGATCGTGGTGGAGCACGACCGCGAGACGATGGAGCGGGCCGACCTGGTGGTGGACTTCGGTCCGGGAGCCGGGCGGCTGGGTGGCGAGATCGTGGCGGTGGGGACCCCGGAGGAGATTCGCCAGACTGAGGGGAGTGTGACCGGCGACTACCTCTCGGGCCGAAAGAGGCTCGGGTGGCCGGAGCAGCGTCGCAAGCCCGATGAGGGCATCTGGATTCGCGGAGCACGGGAGAACAACCTCAAGGATGTGGATGTGCACATTCCCTCCCGCGCTTTCGTGTGCGTGACCGGGGTGTCCGGGGCGGGGAAGAGCACGCTGGTCAACGACATCCTCTTTCCGGCCATCGCGCGAAAGGTCTACTTCAAGCACCGCTCGGTGGGCGATCACGACAGCATCGAGGGATTGGAGCGCTACGATAAGGTCATCGAGATCGACCAGAGCCCGATCGGACGCACTCCGCGAAGCAATCCGGCGACGTACACCAAGGTCTTTGATCTGATCCGCGGCTTTTTTGCGGAGCTGCCCGAGTCGAAGATGTACGGCTTTGAGGCGGGGCGTTTTTCGTTCAACGTCACCGGCGGGCGCTGTGAGGCGTGCTCGGGGGCCGGTGTGAACCGGGTGGAGATGAGCTTTCTGGCCGACGTGTACGTGCCCTGCAACCTGTGTCTGGGCAAACGTTTTAATGCCTCGACCCTGCGTGTGCGCTACCGCGGGCATTCGATCGCCGACGTGTTGGAGATGACGATCGCCGAGGCGGCCGAGCTCTTTGAGGCGCACCCGAAGATTCGCCGCATCTTGCAGACGCTGCTCGATGTCGGCCTCGATTATATGAAGCTCGGTCAGGCCTCGCCGACGCTCTCGGGCGGGGAGGCTCAGCGGGTGAAGTTGAGCCGGGAGCTCGCCAAGATCGCCACCGGTGACACCTTGTATATTCTCGATGAGCCGAGCACCGGGTTGCATTTTGAGGATATTCGCAAGCTGCTCAGGGTCGTCGATCAGCTCGTCGATGCGGGCAATACCGTGGTGATGATCGAGCATAATACCGACATCATCGCGTATGCCGACCACGTGATCGACGTGGGCCCGGAGGGCGGTGTCGATGGCGGGAGGATCGTCGCCCAGGGCACCCCGGAGGAGGTCGCGAAGGTCAAAGGCTCGTACACCGGCATGTTTCTGGCCGAGCTTTTTGATGAGGCGAAAGTCTGA
- the gspN gene encoding type II secretion system protein GspN — MRERLSELWERRSFRVLAYVVFAVAMFGIFLVLTFPERRVRQIVTVQLEKALGHQYDVSIAELGLWRLTGAQLEGVQLKERVPASELIGAEGGLAQQIYVERISARFAPLGSLLRRGATVNYQVDIGGGVLSGSYTHGSKRRLVSVKSDDLDLRESTLVASFLGIPVFGQLDTDVELELHPTRPLLTGGEIALTGRQFTVGPTVLRTESLPVDLEVPMTNFGNIVVRAHVESPEGGGTPRLVIDTFETRGRDINTEFWGHVDLGAQMGKSRPRLEMRLQVNEEYVTANNLGVVFNMTEFRNGRHQDWYGFTLGGTFQDIAFRGAATAARGPSEAKAPAADGEAEAGDDEG; from the coding sequence ATGCGAGAGCGATTATCCGAGTTGTGGGAGCGCCGCTCGTTCCGCGTTCTGGCCTATGTGGTGTTTGCGGTGGCGATGTTTGGCATCTTTCTGGTGCTGACTTTTCCGGAGCGGCGCGTGCGCCAGATCGTGACGGTGCAGCTGGAGAAGGCGCTGGGCCATCAGTACGACGTTTCGATCGCTGAGCTGGGGCTGTGGCGTCTGACGGGCGCGCAGCTCGAAGGTGTGCAGCTCAAAGAGCGCGTGCCGGCCTCCGAGCTTATTGGGGCGGAAGGGGGGCTTGCGCAGCAGATCTATGTGGAGCGGATCTCGGCGCGTTTTGCGCCTCTGGGAAGCCTTTTGCGCCGCGGTGCGACGGTGAACTACCAGGTCGATATCGGCGGCGGGGTCTTAAGCGGCAGCTACACCCATGGCAGTAAGCGACGGCTTGTAAGCGTCAAGAGCGACGACCTGGATCTGCGCGAGTCGACCCTGGTGGCATCCTTTCTGGGGATTCCGGTCTTCGGGCAGCTCGATACCGATGTGGAGCTGGAGCTGCATCCGACGCGTCCGCTCTTGACGGGCGGGGAGATCGCGTTAACCGGGCGGCAGTTTACCGTGGGACCGACGGTGCTTCGCACCGAGAGTCTGCCGGTGGACCTGGAAGTGCCGATGACCAACTTTGGCAACATCGTGGTGCGCGCGCATGTCGAGAGCCCGGAGGGCGGAGGGACGCCTCGTCTTGTGATCGACACGTTTGAAACGCGCGGCCGCGATATCAACACCGAGTTCTGGGGGCATGTGGATCTGGGGGCGCAGATGGGCAAGAGCCGCCCGCGTCTGGAGATGCGCCTGCAGGTCAACGAGGAGTACGTCACGGCCAACAACCTCGGAGTGGTCTTTAATATGACGGAGTTCCGCAACGGGCGTCACCAGGACTGGTACGGGTTTACGCTGGGCGGAACCTTTCAGGACATCGCGTTTCGGGGTGCGGCGACCGCCGCGCGGGGGCCGAGTGAGGCTAAGGCGCCTGCCGCCGATGGCGAGGCCGAGGCCGGTGACGACGAGGGTTGA
- the pilM gene encoding pilus assembly protein PilM, with the protein MANRIVGLDIGAWAIKAVALDTLQRPVEVVGFAEVRLADLDEVAQTPEPVEEAALEEVEASEDGANVEGEGLDERREEAADGGDREEAGGSAEPAEAVAREPWVRGLEQLIAQGFFEGASRVVVAMPHGEAMTLRLGVPFEGKAQVTSVLPHLLMGSLPMPLQRVTYDFEVMPGKGEEPFDALVGFVESERLAGLLGSMQTLGVDPAMVGISELSLRQAAERSMMLQSESFAVIDFGHAHTRLLIQDGARTVVARAIKQGGQALSEALAESFNLSLDDADRLKHQRTRLDVGADEADPAVARVGQVAREVLGPLVRDLRRTFQSAYARDRVQVETIFICGGGSRLQGLKPYLEREFGVAVMPLSVELSVSDEAAVSFGARQPEAMVALGAALMSVREKGQVEPVNLRQGPFEFRGKSSYVRAQLVRLGIAAAVLVVLGLGVLLMQRLDQSAQLDAMKEATAEQTQALFGERLTSPAAIRARLGGAAGPERGFVPLKSAYELLSLVTEGTADVAELQLDRIDIDTDRQLIQMVGVTDSPQSVDQIAASLERQECLTDARKEKVTVQGDNRVQFEIHVTSDCS; encoded by the coding sequence ATGGCGAATCGAATCGTAGGACTGGATATTGGAGCGTGGGCGATCAAGGCGGTCGCTCTGGACACGCTTCAGCGTCCGGTGGAGGTGGTGGGCTTTGCCGAGGTGCGCCTGGCGGATCTCGACGAGGTTGCGCAAACCCCGGAGCCGGTGGAAGAGGCCGCGCTCGAAGAGGTAGAAGCCTCCGAAGATGGCGCGAACGTTGAGGGGGAGGGCCTTGATGAACGTCGCGAGGAGGCGGCCGATGGCGGGGATCGTGAAGAGGCGGGCGGATCGGCAGAGCCCGCTGAAGCGGTGGCGCGCGAGCCCTGGGTGCGGGGGCTGGAGCAGCTGATCGCGCAGGGGTTCTTCGAGGGCGCGAGCCGTGTTGTGGTGGCGATGCCCCATGGCGAGGCGATGACTCTGCGTCTGGGCGTGCCCTTTGAGGGGAAGGCTCAGGTGACGTCGGTGTTGCCGCATCTTTTGATGGGCAGCCTGCCGATGCCTTTGCAGCGGGTGACCTATGACTTTGAGGTGATGCCGGGCAAAGGGGAGGAGCCCTTTGATGCGCTGGTCGGTTTTGTGGAGAGCGAGCGTCTTGCCGGACTGCTCGGATCGATGCAGACCCTTGGGGTGGACCCGGCGATGGTGGGCATCTCGGAGCTCTCGCTGCGTCAGGCCGCCGAGCGCTCGATGATGTTGCAGAGTGAGAGCTTTGCGGTGATCGATTTTGGCCATGCCCACACCCGTCTTTTGATTCAGGACGGCGCGCGCACGGTGGTGGCGCGCGCGATCAAGCAGGGGGGGCAGGCGCTGAGTGAGGCGCTGGCCGAGAGTTTCAACCTGAGCCTGGACGACGCCGACCGGCTCAAGCATCAGCGTACGCGCCTGGATGTGGGTGCCGATGAGGCTGACCCGGCGGTGGCGCGCGTGGGCCAGGTAGCGCGGGAGGTGCTCGGGCCGCTGGTACGCGATCTTCGACGCACCTTTCAGTCGGCGTATGCGCGCGACCGGGTGCAGGTGGAGACGATCTTTATCTGCGGCGGCGGCAGCCGACTTCAGGGGCTGAAGCCCTATCTGGAGCGGGAGTTTGGCGTGGCGGTGATGCCGCTGAGCGTGGAGCTTTCGGTGAGCGATGAGGCAGCCGTGAGCTTTGGCGCGCGCCAGCCCGAGGCGATGGTGGCGCTGGGCGCAGCCCTGATGAGCGTGCGCGAGAAGGGGCAGGTCGAACCGGTTAATCTGCGTCAGGGACCTTTTGAGTTTCGCGGTAAGTCGAGCTACGTGCGCGCGCAGCTTGTGCGTCTGGGCATCGCCGCAGCGGTGCTGGTGGTTCTGGGGCTGGGCGTGCTCTTGATGCAGCGTCTCGATCAGAGCGCGCAGCTCGACGCCATGAAGGAGGCCACCGCCGAGCAGACCCAGGCGCTCTTCGGGGAGCGATTAACCTCACCGGCGGCCATTCGCGCTCGTCTGGGCGGGGCGGCCGGTCCGGAGCGGGGTTTCGTGCCCTTGAAGAGTGCGTATGAGCTGCTCAGTCTGGTGACCGAGGGCACCGCTGATGTGGCAGAGCTTCAGCTCGATCGCATCGACATCGACACCGACCGTCAACTCATTCAGATGGTCGGGGTGACCGACTCGCCGCAGTCCGTCGACCAGATTGCCGCTTCTCTGGAGCGTCAGGAGTGTTTGACCGACGCGCGTAAAGAGAAGGTGACGGTGCAGGGCGATAATCGCGTCCAGTTTGAGATTCACGTGACCAGCGACTGCTCGTAA